Genomic window (Polaribacter batillariae):
TACTATATAATTTATACTAAATTGAAATTGGATTATTAAAATTAGTCGATATTTATGAATATCGACTAATTTTAATAATTTTCTTCTAACTGCTTCATAAAAAAAGATGGTTTTACATTTGTAATTTTATAGAAAGCTTTAGAGAAAGATTCTGGATTATTAAATCCTGCTTCTTCAGCTATAGCTTTTATTGTGAATTTTCGATAAAGACTGTTTACTTTCAATTCACTTATTATAAAATTAATCCTTAAGGTATTTAAGTAATTTGAAAATGACAATCCCTTGTAATGATTAATAATTTTAGAAAGATAATTTGTATTACTATTTAAATCTTTTGCTGACACTTTCCCGCAAAGTGTGTAAGTTAAAAATTACAGGATTAAATTTTTCATAGTTTAATCCTGTTTTCAAATATAGCCAAAAATTGGTTAAGAATGATACCCCAATTTCTAATAGGCAATGTCCATTTTTTTGTTGATTCTCTCAAAGCTAAAAATACGGATTTAATTACAGCATCATCTGTTGGATATGAGAGTTTGTTTTTAGTGTATTTTCTAATTTTCCCATTTAAGTTTTCAATTAAATTTGTGGTATAAATAATGGTTCTGATTTCTAATGGGAAATCGAAGAAAACAGTGAGTTCATCCCAATTGTTTTCCCATGATTTAATGGCATAAGAATATTTAGAGTTCCATTTATTTTTAAAGTCTTCTAAGGCTGCTTTTGCTGCTTCTTTTGTAGGAGCTGTATAGATTTGCTTCATATCTCTTGTAAAGGCTTTTTTATCTTTCCAGACTACATATTTACAAGAGTTTCTGATTTGATGAACCACACATATTTGTGTTACTGAATTGGGAAAAATAGTTTTAATGGTGTCTGTAAATCCGTTTAAATTATCAGTTGCTGTAATTAAAATGTCTTGTGTTCCTCTGGCTTTTATGTCGGTTAAAACGCTCATCCAAAAAGAGGAAGATTCGTTTTTTCCTAACCAAAGTCCTAAAACTTCTTTTTTACCATCTACTCTAAGACCAACAGCAATGTAAATTGTTTTATTGATGACTTTGGAGTTTTCACGAACCTTAAAAACGATGCCATCCATCCATACAATCAGATAAGTAGCTTCTAAAGGTCTATTTTTCCAAGCAATAATGTCAGCTGTAATTTTATCTGTGATTCTAGAAATGGCTGAACTAGAGATGTTAAAATTATACAATTCCCGTATTTGTTCTTCAATATCTGTAGTACTCATTCCTTTGGCATATAAAGAAATAATCAGGTTTTCAACTCCATCTGCAGTACTTTCTCGCTTTTTAATAAGCATTGGATTGAAAGTAGCATCGCGATCTCTTGGAACTTTTATTTTAGTTTCTCCTAAATGCGTCTTTATTGTTTTGGTTCCATAGCCATTTCGTGAATTAGGATTGTTGCTTTTTTGATGCTTATCGTAATCTAAATGCGCATCTAATTCGCCTTCTAAAATCTTTTCTACACCACGTTTGTGCAGTTGTTCTATAAAACTGGTTAGTTCTGAACCTGTTTTAAATTGTTTTAAAAATTCTTCGTTTAATAAATCTTCTGGTTTCATAATAAAAGTGTGTTTATAAATTTAGTGATTATTTAATCGTAAAGTTATTTCCGAAATTTTTCCTCATGGAGCAATTTAAATATTGCTCTAGAAAAATTTCAGAATAACTTTACTTACACACTTTTTGGTTTAGTACCCTTTTGCTAAAGAATTAAGGGTTATCTTTTTTGAAAGATATTTTTGATTTAGTTCAAACTCTTCTAACTTAAGAAGAATTTCACCCACAATATCTTTAGGAATATTAATATCCTTAATATCCTTAATATCCTTAGTAGACATTATAACTTCTACTTTTTTCTTGTAAAATTTTCTTTTCTTATACTGATAACTTAAAATGATAGAAACTGACAATAGGATAATTCCTAAAGTAATTAAAACAATAAATAACTTTTGTTCTTTTATTTGCATTGTTGCAATAATATTCTTTTTTTCTGCATTTAATTTAGGTATATCATATTCCTTATAAATTCTCTTATTTAGAAATAAATCATTAACATTAACTATACTATCAAAAGTTATAAGTCTATTAACATATTTTAATTGGTTTTCTAGATTTCCCGATTTTTTATAATAATCGATTAAATATGAATATGCATCTTTTACAAAAGGGGATATACTTTTTTCCAATTGGTATATAGAATCGACTTTTTTAAAATATTTTAAAGCTTCTTTTTCATCATCAATAATTATATTCGCATTCGCTAAGTAGAAATAAGGATAAAGCAGGTATTTACTTTCTTTTTTACTTTCAAAAAAAACTTTTTCTTTTTCTAACTTAATTATGGCTTCTTGAATATCTTCTTCATTGTAGCTTGAAATTGCTTCATTTGTTAAAAAATGATGATATGATATTGTATCTTTCAATATTAATGACAACTCTTTTCCTTGTTCAGAATAAATTTTTAAAGAATCTATATTTTTAGTTTCTGTATAAATATTTGAAATTTCAATAAGAGATAGTAATTTATGGGTCCTATTATTTTCTCTTAAAGCATAATTTAAATTTTCTTTTAACAATTTTAATGCTCCATTATATTCTTTTATTTTTCTTTTTAAACATCCTATACTATAATTTGCTAATATTATTAATTCAGTGTTATTTGTTTTTTTTGCATACTCATTTACTATTATATAGTTATCAATGGCGTTTACGTAATCATATCTATCTTGAAAAAAGTAAGCTTTTGTTAAGTAATCATAAGCAGGGTGATAAGCACTTGGGTTCTTTGAAGTCAAACTTATTATGCTATCGCTATATTTTAACACATTTATATCGTTGTAAAGGCCAGCAAGCACATAATACCCTGTAATTATATCATCTTTTGAATTATTAGTTTTGGCTTTTTTTACAAAGGTTTTAATGATAAGTATTTTGTCTTCTATTTTTTCAGTGTTTTCG
Coding sequences:
- a CDS encoding helix-turn-helix domain-containing protein; translation: MSAKDLNSNTNYLSKIINHYKGLSFSNYLNTLRINFIISELKVNSLYRKFTIKAIAEEAGFNNPESFSKAFYKITNVKPSFFMKQLEENY
- a CDS encoding IS256 family transposase, with the translated sequence MKPEDLLNEEFLKQFKTGSELTSFIEQLHKRGVEKILEGELDAHLDYDKHQKSNNPNSRNGYGTKTIKTHLGETKIKVPRDRDATFNPMLIKKRESTADGVENLIISLYAKGMSTTDIEEQIRELYNFNISSSAISRITDKITADIIAWKNRPLEATYLIVWMDGIVFKVRENSKVINKTIYIAVGLRVDGKKEVLGLWLGKNESSSFWMSVLTDIKARGTQDILITATDNLNGFTDTIKTIFPNSVTQICVVHQIRNSCKYVVWKDKKAFTRDMKQIYTAPTKEAAKAALEDFKNKWNSKYSYAIKSWENNWDELTVFFDFPLEIRTIIYTTNLIENLNGKIRKYTKNKLSYPTDDAVIKSVFLALRESTKKWTLPIRNWGIILNQFLAIFENRIKL